TGTGTTTTGCCAATGTATTTATAGAGTTGTTCCAGATTTGTATCTATGAGTTTATAGTGTAGTATATATTTGTAGTTGGTATAGTTAGTTGTTTCATTAACATCGTTTAAATAATAATAGTCAAGTACAATGCCTGTTCCACGATCATATGTTACATTAATGAATAAATAAGATGCTAGGTTATCCCTTGTAGACACAGACTCGTATGGTTTTGGATTATCAGGTATTGTTTCTGGGTTTACATATATGTTAAACCTTGTTTTATTATATGCAGTATCCCATCCAACAAATGCTTCAGACCTACTACCAGGGGATCCAAGAACCCGTGAGAAATACCCTTTTGTATCGTTAAGACTTAAAAGCTCATAGAATCCTTTCATTCCTGTCTCATTAAGTGATGTAGCAACAAACCTTGCAGTGCCAACTACATAGTAGTTGGCCAGATCCTCTCTTATAGGCGGATTAGTTATGATGCGGGCCTCTATTTTATACTGGAAATAAACCCCCGGCTTAGCCCATGTAGGGATTCCTTGGATAATTGGGGAGGAAACTAGAAAGCCTATTACTATTGTTGTTGTTAATGCTATAATAAGAACCCTATAATTGAACAGTTATAAGCACCTCTTCAGCAAATATGTTATTGTTTTTCAAAATACATTGTTCCATATTTATAAAGCTTATGTGGAATGATAAGATATTCTCTGCAACTAATATGATCTAATATAGTATTACGTCTACAATGCTCCCCTTCTCATAGCCCTCTATATTCTCATATAGTATTATATAGCCATTTGTTTTTACAAGGCTAGACAATATTCCGCTTCCCTTCAACATGTATGGTTCAACAATTACTTTGTTGCCGGGGCCGATACGTGTAGTTACTCGTATATAGCTTCTATAACCCACTGTATTAGGTACTCGGCGTGCTAGAATGCCTTGAACAACTGGTTTAACAGGCTTTTCCAAGCCTAAAATACTATATATTGTTGGAGAAACAATTGCTTCAAGACCTGTCCATGCAGCAACAGGGTAACCACTTAGTAGAAAGACTGGTTTATCATTAATTATTGCTGCACTTGTAGGTCTACCAGGCCTCATAGCGACCCCTCTAAACACCCATTCACCATATTCATCAACGATGTCTCGGATAACATCTTCATCGCTTACACCGGTTCCACCAGTGGTTATGACTAAGTGGTTTTCTCTCAATGCTTTAAATAATGCTTCCCTTAATACTTCTTTCTCGTCTGGAAATACTCCATAGTATTTGCCCTTGGCGAGTCCTAGTGTTTCAACATAGTTTTTCACAAGCACACTTGTTGAATTATATATTTGTCCACTGCTAAGCTTATATCCTGGCTCAACAAGCTCTGATCCCGTCCCTATAACTCCTATTCTCAGCTTCTCATAAACCTTTACAGAATTAATCCCTGTGCTTGCTATAATTGATAAATGCCATGGTTTAAGCAGGGTATTCTTCTTAACAAGAACCTCGCCTTTCCTATAATCCTCGCCTTTCCTGGAAACATTAGCCCCACTAGGCACGGGCTTGTATATTTCGACTTCGTCTCCTACACGATTAGTATCCTCATACATTACAACAGCATCAGCACCCAATGGTAGAGGTGCGCCTGTCGCTAACTCAACGGCTTCACCATTTCTCACAACGTATTCTTCTGGAGTAGAGCTTGGAGACATGTATCCCTTAACCCTTAATATTGCAGGGTTAGTTGGTGATGCACCTGTAGTGTCAGAGCTTATAACAGCGTATCCATCAACAGCGGACCTATCATATCTAGGCTGATCAATTAATGCTAAAATATCTTCTGCGGAAACATAATATAGTGCGTCCCAAACAGTTTTCTCAATAATCCTTAACTCTACAAGATCCTTAAAAGCCCTAGTAGCTTTATTAACAGCTTCATCAACACTGATCAAACTGCCCAGGAACTTCACCATAACCATGCACCACTGACTTAGCTGTATCATATATACATGTAATATGTCAGAGCTGCCTAAAAACCACCAGTCATATATACAAGCTGAAAACGATTATATTTGTTTAGAGAATTTTCTAGTAGATTTTCTCCTTCGGCGAATATTACAAGCTTCTTTTTACACTACTAAATCCTAGTTTCTATGGTTCTGGTTTGAGGAATGTGTTTGTTCAAGTATTTTATCTATTAATGGTTTTTCACCTATTGCTTCAGCTGCTGTGACTAGTGCTACCTCGTTTGATCGGGCATAATCTATTACTTTTCTAACGTGTTTTCTCCAATTAGCATCTCTCAGTAAGTGGTGATCATAGATTATTATTTCAGGTTTTGAATCAATTATTTTAATCATATTATCTATTGCTCTATTGAGGTTTATCTTGTTAAACATGTATGGGTATAAATATGTTGGCGGCCCATCTACTACCACTATATCTAGGGATAGATCATGTATGTGGTACGCATAATCCTCGATTATAGGGCCCATTAAATCGCTTGTATAAAATATTTTGTAGCCTTTATTCACGATATATATGGGTGTTACCCATCCAGTTTTATCATATTCTATGCCGTGAAACCATGGCGGGTAAATCTCAATATATGTTTTCCCCACCCGTAGTTTTCGTCCATCACCGAGAAATATCCTAGTATTACCTGGTAAAACAATGTTATCCTTTATCCACGGATTCCTTTTCCAATAATCAACGAGTTTCCGGAACCATTGCTTGCCTTTCAATAATAGTTCTCTTCTCCTAACCATGTAGTCTCCATAGTTTCTTTCATGAATATATTTAAGATTATCAACTGGGTCAGGAAACCTTTTCTGCCAAGGCTTCACATAGAAGTCGTTTAGTCTAAGATTTTGACTATTAAGGATTTGTTCTAGGAATAATCTGGATCTTCTCCACTGGCTATAATTAATATACTTGTTGGGATCCTTGATGTAGAGTTTTTTACCAGCATATATGTTTTCATTCTCTAAATTCTTATCGCTTAAGAGAATATGGTGGTCGTAGTGATAGTGGGTAATAATTATTGTTGAGCACCGCCTGGCAACGGATCTTATTCTATGAACAGCTTTCCTCCTAAGAACAATTTTTTCTTGTCTAGGCAATGGATAGCTTGGCTGCATAGCTGCTGCTCCAGGATCTATGAGGATACATTCGTCTCCATCAATATTTATGGCTATACATGATGATTTAGCTCCTAAACTATCAAACCATACTATTTCTAATCCAGCATTCATTAATACTTCTCTCAACGATTCCAATCCGGTTTCACCATGACCACATGATCTTATATTGGTTGAGATATATTAATTGTTTAAAACACAATATTTTTTCTTGGAAAAACATGTGTGGCGAAAAATCTTGAGCAGCGTCAAAGCAAGATTGGGAAAGATTAGGAAACCCTCTAGGATGCTTAGCGGTGTTAGCGTAGTTGCTGTTATGACGCATCCAATACCCTGTCCATTCAACTGTTATTATTGTCCTGGAGGACCAGAATATAATGCTCCAAAAAGCTATTTCGGAAACGAGCCAGCTTTGAGGAGAGCTCGTAGAAACCAGTTTCACCCATATAAGCAGGTTTGGAATAGACTGCTTCAATACGAGTATCTCAAACAAGTTCCTAGCAAGGTTGAAATCATAGTTATGGGTGGGACTTTCCTAGCGGCTCGGCAGAGGTATAAGGAATGGTTTATAACAATGATCTTTGAAGCACTCAACAGGTATCCGGACCCGAATCCTCCTAGGAAATGGGATCTGGAGAGTGCACAGTTGAGGAATGAGACTGCTAATCATAGATGTGTTGGTTTAACAATTGAGACTAGGCCCGATTATGGATATGAGAAGCATGCTGATGAAATGCTATACTATGGTGCTACACGTGTTGAGCTAGGTGTTCAAAGCATCTATGACGATGTCTTGTTAAGAGTTAATAGGGGGCATGGTGTTGCTGAATCAATAAAGTCTACTAGAATACTTAAGGATGCAGGTTTTAAAATAGTATACCATATAATGCTTGGATTACCCGGCAGCGATCCCGATAGAGATATTGAGATGATGAAGGAAATATTTGAGAACCCAGATTTTAGACCAGACATGCTGAAGATTTATCCAACAGAAGTTGTTGAAGGAACAGTTCTATACCAGTGGTGGAGGGAGGGCAGGTATAAGCCATACGATGATGAAACAGCTATTGAGGTTATATCGGAGATGTACAGGTATATACCGAAATATGTTAGAGTAATGAGGATTAGAAGAGACATACCAGCACCAGAAGTTGTAGCTGGAACTAAGAAGTCTAATCTTAGAGAATATGTTGAGAAGAGATGCATGGAGAAAGGGATCAAGATAAACGAGATCAGGTTTAGAGAAGTAGGATTACAAGCTTGGAAATATGGTAGAATCCCTGATCCAAAACATATAGAGATAACTAGGACAACATATGAAGCAAGCGGTGGGATAGAGGAGTTTTTAGCTGTTGAAGATACAAGAAACGATATCATAATAGGATTCCTACGCATGCGTATACCAAGCGAGAAAGCGCATAGACCAGAAGTAGATAGTAGAACAGCAATCATTAGGGAACTACATGTTTACGGTCCAGAACTACCAGTTGGAATACATGGAGAATCATGGCAGCACAAAGGATGGGGAGCAAAATTGTTGAAGGAAGCAGAGAGAATAGCTGTCGAAGAATATGATGCTAAGAAAATGCTTGTCCTATCAGGAATAGGAGTTAGAGAATACTATCGCAAATACGGATACTATAGACCACCAAATAGCCCATACATGCATAAAATACTTTCCTAACACATTGATTCCTATGTAAAACTATGCTGGAAAACTATCTACATATTTTAACCTGTTTAAACTTAAAGTATTAAAGAAAAGTTAGCATAACCTACTTTTATTTGTATAGCCGGCTCTATTTTATTATATGATACGGGACGAGGAAACATTGTTTCAAAACTTTATACGTATCCAGTATTTCCTCGCATCTCTAAGGGTTATTGAGCTATGTATTTTTTCTTCCAGCTCATCTGGTTTTAAAGGTATTAGTGTTGCGTCAAGTTCATAGTTCCAGAGTTTGTAGATATGTTTCATTCTATCAAGTATTGTTCCTCTCCATTCACGACTAATAATAATTAGATCTATATCACTATCAACTCTGTAGTCTCCTCTAGCTCTCGAGCCAAATACTATGATCTCATCTATTTTGATCCTGAGTTTTTCCTCAATTTTATTCTTGAAGTCAGTAATGATTTCTTCAATTAATGGATCAACTTTTTCCCTTGACAATTCTCTTGACCTCATTCATAACTGCTTCAACAATTTTTTCAGCAATTTCAACAGCTTCTCTCCCAGTTTTAGAAGATATTACTTGATCAGGTACTCCCTCAACAATGTCTGGGTAGAGAGATATGTAATAGTATTGAGTTAGCTCATAAGCTTTCTCCCATAATTCAGATGATAAACCCAAGTCTAAGCCGATGAATTCCTTTAACCTCCTTATATTATGTGTTTTAGGAATATCTCTCTTAACTGCTAGAGCTAATGCTTTCAAAGCTTTCTCAACAGCTTGTTGGCTCCAGAAAACCATTGATACTCTATCATCATATTCTATAGCTCTCTTAGCTCTCTCCAAATCTCTCTTCGCTAGTTCAAGCCACCAATACACTTCTTCACGCAGCATATTATCACCAAAAATATATTTTTAATATTAATAACATGAATATTTTGTATATAATAATGATCAAGAAAAGATCTCATCAGCCTCCTTTTATGAGAGCTATTGAAGGAAATACTTAGTGTAAAGGAGTATGGATTTAGTAAGGATAGAGATTTTCCTGTTTAGATAATTAATTGTATGGTTCCATATTTATATTATTTTTCAATATATTTTCTTATAAGTGTCTTGAATGCCAGTATTGCTAGTGTGTTGATAATTGTTGTGACTACTATTATTTTTCACCATTGTCACTCATATTTCTCCTGGTGATATGTTGAATATCATTATTGATCTAATAGCGTCTATAGCCCATATTATTGGGAATATCCTTGATAGTATTTGCATCCAAGATGGCAGCATAAAGTTTGGAAAAATATTCCTGCAGTGAATGCAAGCATTAATCCAAGTATTGTTGCTAAACTACTAGCACCCTTAACACTCTTGGTTAACAATGATAGTATTACACCAACTCCAATACTCATCAATCTAGTCAATACCATCTGGAGCTCTTTTGATATTATTTCGCAGAACAAGGCGGGAAGCTATTGATGAACAATATAGTGACCCGTATAAAGGAGTATATCTCCAAAACCAGACTTGCTAATATATATTATTGTTCTTCAAGATAACTATAGATATCAATACCATACTTCAAAGCTACTTCACGAGCCTTACTTGATAAGAATCCTGCGACAACAGCAAGTTTTGGTTTAATACCTTTAATGTGACATCAATATTCTTGGTGATTACATAGGCTATTATCGGTATGTGATAATGAAGCTTTGATATAAGCAATATGATAATGCCTTAAGAAATGATCTCTTAATGGTCTCCCTGGATCATAGCCTCATCAACTACATCCTTGGCTCGAACTCTTTCAATCTTTTCTTATTATTTCTTGTATTTGCTTCCTGGTCTCTATTTATAATCCTTATGCTCACACACCGGGAAACAGTGAGAACAATTAGAAACTAAGCAATGAGTTCATAAGCTTCTATTATG
This is a stretch of genomic DNA from Staphylothermus hellenicus DSM 12710. It encodes these proteins:
- a CDS encoding MBL fold metallo-hydrolase, with product MESLREVLMNAGLEIVWFDSLGAKSSCIAINIDGDECILIDPGAAAMQPSYPLPRQEKIVLRRKAVHRIRSVARRCSTIIITHYHYDHHILLSDKNLENENIYAGKKLYIKDPNKYINYSQWRRSRLFLEQILNSQNLRLNDFYVKPWQKRFPDPVDNLKYIHERNYGDYMVRRRELLLKGKQWFRKLVDYWKRNPWIKDNIVLPGNTRIFLGDGRKLRVGKTYIEIYPPWFHGIEYDKTGWVTPIYIVNKGYKIFYTSDLMGPIIEDYAYHIHDLSLDIVVVDGPPTYLYPYMFNKINLNRAIDNMIKIIDSKPEIIIYDHHLLRDANWRKHVRKVIDYARSNEVALVTAAEAIGEKPLIDKILEQTHSSNQNHRN
- the glp gene encoding gephyrin-like molybdotransferase Glp, translated to MVKFLGSLISVDEAVNKATRAFKDLVELRIIEKTVWDALYYVSAEDILALIDQPRYDRSAVDGYAVISSDTTGASPTNPAILRVKGYMSPSSTPEEYVVRNGEAVELATGAPLPLGADAVVMYEDTNRVGDEVEIYKPVPSGANVSRKGEDYRKGEVLVKKNTLLKPWHLSIIASTGINSVKVYEKLRIGVIGTGSELVEPGYKLSSGQIYNSTSVLVKNYVETLGLAKGKYYGVFPDEKEVLREALFKALRENHLVITTGGTGVSDEDVIRDIVDEYGEWVFRGVAMRPGRPTSAAIINDKPVFLLSGYPVAAWTGLEAIVSPTIYSILGLEKPVKPVVQGILARRVPNTVGYRSYIRVTTRIGPGNKVIVEPYMLKGSGILSSLVKTNGYIILYENIEGYEKGSIVDVILY
- a CDS encoding HEPN domain-containing protein, translating into MLREEVYWWLELAKRDLERAKRAIEYDDRVSMVFWSQQAVEKALKALALAVKRDIPKTHNIRRLKEFIGLDLGLSSELWEKAYELTQYYYISLYPDIVEGVPDQVISSKTGREAVEIAEKIVEAVMNEVKRIVKGKS
- a CDS encoding nucleotidyltransferase domain-containing protein produces the protein MSREKVDPLIEEIITDFKNKIEEKLRIKIDEIIVFGSRARGDYRVDSDIDLIIISREWRGTILDRMKHIYKLWNYELDATLIPLKPDELEEKIHSSITLRDARKYWIRIKF
- a CDS encoding elongator complex protein 3, producing MLSSVKARLGKIRKPSRMLSGVSVVAVMTHPIPCPFNCYYCPGGPEYNAPKSYFGNEPALRRARRNQFHPYKQVWNRLLQYEYLKQVPSKVEIIVMGGTFLAARQRYKEWFITMIFEALNRYPDPNPPRKWDLESAQLRNETANHRCVGLTIETRPDYGYEKHADEMLYYGATRVELGVQSIYDDVLLRVNRGHGVAESIKSTRILKDAGFKIVYHIMLGLPGSDPDRDIEMMKEIFENPDFRPDMLKIYPTEVVEGTVLYQWWREGRYKPYDDETAIEVISEMYRYIPKYVRVMRIRRDIPAPEVVAGTKKSNLREYVEKRCMEKGIKINEIRFREVGLQAWKYGRIPDPKHIEITRTTYEASGGIEEFLAVEDTRNDIIIGFLRMRIPSEKAHRPEVDSRTAIIRELHVYGPELPVGIHGESWQHKGWGAKLLKEAERIAVEEYDAKKMLVLSGIGVREYYRKYGYYRPPNSPYMHKILS